The Emys orbicularis isolate rEmyOrb1 chromosome 21, rEmyOrb1.hap1, whole genome shotgun sequence genome has a segment encoding these proteins:
- the LOC135892883 gene encoding zinc finger protein ZFP2-like: MEDDPASPASKAPSPLSCIRMVQAGWSEKEDGAWERSGSVRDSAMVGSSPGRPGSSPPLCPATPQDTDGTGQNQNGGEEEVVSPLCQEPLQSPAPGEPQPRRPFRRKHRLYMKLAPGKVTVSPSQDRGQPATAEEPGPSQGKRLRLLRGQASNFRRKKRPLENGQEAGPGNVGPSLPLRQCSGEEGQDPAPEGEEAAQGLALKREEEEGQGLAMKREEEQDQGLALEWGEEEKRFGSPRLAGPGTARPKPDFVQLIDEHGIYSTAKLVLGSAAGELDEGVVLPPHLRRAGPQLEIREVIVDDKPFACSVCEKTFKRAWELFSHEVVHNEERPFHCDLCEASFKRHSDFKSHRLVHTEERPFHCEMCGKKFKRSSNLQEHRRIHTGERPYQCACCDKSFKTPYELQRHMLTHCTEKPFKCGDCGKDFPTSNSLLLHQRQHCDDKPHVCGVCGKKFTYGHSLKVHERVHTGDRPFVCPICGKGFKQSNALSSHERVHTGERPFVCKTCGKAFKQSSYLVIHERSHTGERPYKCEVCQKAFARPSLLLQHHRVHSEERPYKCSFCDKFFKDLAYLTVHEKVHTGETPYKCSVCDKGFAHPSNLLQHQRVHRDG; this comes from the coding sequence ATGGAGGATGATCCGGCTTCTCCTGCCAGCAAGGCCCCGTCCCCGCTGAGCTGTATCCGGATGGTCCAGGCGGGCTGGTCGGAGAAGGAAGATGGGGCCTGGGAGCGGAGCGGAAGCGTGCGGGATTCAGCGATGGTGGGGAGCTCTCCAGGGCGACCCGGGAGTTCTCCCCCTCtttgccctgccaccccccaggaCACTGATGGGACAGGACAGAACCAGAacgggggagaagaggaggtggtGTCCCCTCTGTGCCAGGAGCCCCTCCAGTCCCCGGCTCCAGGGGAGCCACAGCCCCGCAGGCCGTTCCGGCGGAAGCACCGGCTGTACATGAAGCTGGCCCCTGGCAAGGTTACTGTGTCCCCAAGCCAGGACAGGGGGCAGCCAGCCACTGCCGAGGAGCCAGGGCCCTCCCAGGGCAAAAGGCTACGGCTGCTGCGAGGCCAAGCCAGCAACTTCCGGAGGAAGAAAAGACCCTTGGAGAatggccaggaggcagggcctggCAACGTGGGGCCCTCCCTCCCACTCCGCCAgtgcagtggggaggaggggcaggacccggcaccagagggggaggaggcggcgcaGGGCTTGGCATTGaagcgggaggaggaggaggggcagggcctggcaatGAAGCGGGAGGAGGAGCAAGACCAGGGCCTGGcactggagtggggggaggaggagaagaggttcGGCTCCCCCAGGTTGGCTGGGCCTGGCACCGCCCGCCCCAAGCCGGACTTCGTGCAGCTGATCGATGAGCACGGGATCTACTCCACGGCCAAGCTGGTGCTGGGCAGCGCGGCGGGCGAGCTGGACGAGGGGGTGGTGCTGCCTCCACACCTGAGGCGGGCAGGCCCCCAGCTGGAGATCCGGGAGGTGATCGTGGACGACAAGCCCTTCGCGTGCAGCGTGTGCGAGAAGACCTTCAAGCGGGCCTGGGAGCTGTTCAGCCATGAGGTGGTGCACAACGAGGAGCGGCCCTTCCACTGCGACCTCTGCGAGGCCTCCTTCAAGCGCCACTCGGACTTCAAGAGCCACCGGCTGGTGCACACCGAGGAGCGGCCCTTCCACTGCGAGATGTGCGGCAAGAAGTTCAAGCGCTCGTCCAACCTCCAGGAGCACCGGCGCATTCACACCGGCGAGCGCCCCTACCAGTGCGCCTGCTGCGACAAGAGCTTCAAGACGCCCTACGAGCTGCAGCGCCACATGCTCACCCACTGCACCGAGAAGCCCTTCAAATGCGGCGACTGCGGGAAGGACTTCCCCACCTCCAACTCGCTGCTGCTGCATCAGCGCCAGCACTGCGACGACAAGCCCCACGTCTGCGGCGTCTGCGGCAAGAAGTTCACCTACGGTCACAGCCTCAAGGTGCACGAGCGGGTTCACACCGGCGACCGGCCCTTCGTCTGCCCCATTTGCGGCAAGGGCTTCAAGCAGTCCAACGCCCTCTCCTCGCACGAGCGGGTGCACACTGGCGAGCGCCCCTTCGTCTGCAAGACCTGCGGCAAAGCCTTCAAGCAGTCATCCTACCTGGTGATCCACGAGCGCTCGCACACGGGCGAGCGGCCCTACAAGTGCGAGGTGTGCCAGAAGGCCTTCGCCCGGCcctcgctgctgctgcagcaccacCGGGTGCATAGCGAGGAGCGCCCCTACAAGTGCAGCTTCTGCGACAAGTTCTTCAAGGACCTGGCCTACCTGACGGTGCACGAGAAGGTGCACACGGGCGAGACCCCCTACAAGTGCAGCGTCTGCGACAAGGGCTTTGCCCACCCCTCCAACCTGCTGCAGCACCAGCGTGTGCACCGCGACGGCTGA